One window from the genome of Paraclostridium sordellii encodes:
- the truB gene encoding tRNA pseudouridine(55) synthase TruB — translation MNKIVNILKPTGMTSHDVVGKVRKILNIKKVGHTGTLDPDASGVLPICIGKATKVSELILNKDKSYICELTLGINTDTYDSSGEIIEEFDIKDFSIEDIEKAFETQRGEIKQLPPMYSALKVNGKRMCDLVRAGRADEITLKYRDVNIKELNILSFKDNKVMFYVKCSKGTYVRSICYDIGKELGCGGHMSFLLRTSSGKFNLDNSITLEELETLYNENELDKHLYDIDYVLSNFNSIHINPLAVKPYVNGAIVYKKGFIKGDFNENDEFVRVYSEDKFLGVGKFLKVDGTICLKNDKLFI, via the coding sequence ATGAATAAAATAGTAAATATACTAAAACCTACAGGTATGACATCTCATGATGTTGTAGGAAAGGTTAGAAAAATTTTAAATATAAAAAAAGTTGGTCACACAGGTACCCTTGATCCAGATGCATCAGGGGTACTACCTATATGTATAGGAAAAGCGACTAAAGTAAGTGAGCTTATACTTAATAAAGATAAGTCATATATTTGTGAACTAACTTTAGGTATAAATACAGATACCTATGATTCATCAGGAGAAATAATAGAAGAATTTGATATTAAAGATTTTAGCATTGAAGATATTGAAAAAGCTTTTGAAACACAAAGAGGTGAAATTAAGCAGTTACCTCCTATGTATTCAGCTCTTAAGGTAAATGGTAAAAGAATGTGTGATTTAGTAAGAGCAGGAAGAGCAGATGAAATAACTCTTAAGTATAGAGATGTTAACATAAAAGAATTAAACATATTATCTTTTAAAGATAATAAAGTAATGTTTTATGTAAAGTGTTCAAAAGGTACCTATGTAAGAAGTATATGTTATGACATTGGAAAAGAATTAGGATGTGGAGGGCATATGTCTTTCTTATTAAGAACATCATCTGGAAAGTTTAATCTAGACAATTCTATAACATTAGAGGAGTTAGAGACTTTATATAATGAAAATGAGTTAGATAAACATTTGTATGATATAGATTATGTATTATCTAATTTTAATAGTATACATATAAATCCACTAGCTGTTAAGCCTTATGTAAATGGTGCTATAGTTTATAAAAAAGGATTTATAAAAGGTGACTTCAATGAAAATGATGAATTTGTAAGAGTATATAGTGAAGATAAATTTTTAGGTGTAGGTAAATTTTTAAAAGTTGATGGTACAATATGCTTAAAAAATGATAAACTATTTATATAG
- a CDS encoding bifunctional riboflavin kinase/FAD synthetase has product MTIIKSLNEVTNISESVVTIGNFDGIHKGHIKLIKEAVKEARKRGCKSIVFTFENHPLSYFKVNAIKNIITNDEKIKILKSLGVDVVLMVPFNEYMTRVSALSFIEEILVNKLNCKKVIVGHDFTFARNREGNSKTLEEIGKKYKFEVEIIEPIKIDGIRISSSYIRKLIDEGKVSKVKKFLGRNFTLRGEVIHARKIGRTIGFPTANLKAENNLIIPKCGIYAVKVHLSTKTYYGATNIGFNPTVNGQALSIETNILNFNQDIYGDIIEIEFLERIRDEKKFNSLEELKGQLKKDVNFVYEKYVYKHN; this is encoded by the coding sequence ATGACTATTATAAAATCATTAAACGAAGTAACAAATATTAGCGAAAGTGTTGTAACTATTGGGAATTTTGATGGTATTCATAAAGGGCATATAAAGCTTATAAAAGAAGCCGTGAAAGAAGCTAGAAAAAGAGGATGCAAAAGTATTGTATTTACATTTGAAAATCATCCTTTGAGTTATTTTAAGGTTAATGCTATAAAAAATATAATAACAAATGATGAAAAGATAAAGATACTTAAATCATTGGGCGTGGACGTTGTATTAATGGTTCCTTTTAATGAATATATGACTAGAGTGTCTGCTTTAAGTTTTATTGAAGAAATTTTAGTAAATAAACTTAATTGTAAAAAAGTTATAGTAGGTCATGATTTTACTTTTGCTAGAAATAGAGAAGGAAATTCAAAAACTTTAGAGGAAATAGGTAAAAAGTATAAATTTGAAGTAGAAATAATTGAACCTATAAAAATTGATGGAATAAGAATTAGTAGTAGCTATATAAGAAAACTTATTGATGAAGGTAAAGTTTCAAAAGTAAAGAAGTTTTTAGGAAGAAACTTTACACTAAGAGGTGAAGTTATACATGCTAGAAAAATAGGTAGGACTATAGGGTTTCCTACAGCAAACTTAAAGGCAGAAAATAATTTAATAATTCCTAAATGTGGAATATATGCTGTTAAAGTTCACTTATCAACTAAGACTTACTATGGGGCTACTAATATAGGGTTTAATCCTACAGTAAATGGACAAGCCTTATCTATAGAAACTAATATTTTGAATTTTAATCAAGACATATATGGAGATATAATTGAAATTGAGTTTTTAGAAAGAATAAGAGATGAAAAAAAGTTTAATTCTCTAGAAGAGTTAAAAGGACAACTAAAAAAAGATGTAAATTTTGTATATGAAAAGTATGTTTACAAACATAACTGA
- the rpsO gene encoding 30S ribosomal protein S15 has product MNKTAIIKEFGRFEGDTGSPEVQIALLTSRINELNDHLKMHKKDHHSRRGLLKMVGKRRNLLAYLKEKDLEGYRALIAKLGLRK; this is encoded by the coding sequence ATGAATAAAACTGCAATAATAAAAGAATTCGGAAGATTTGAAGGAGATACTGGTTCTCCAGAAGTACAAATAGCTTTATTAACATCTAGAATAAATGAATTAAATGATCACTTAAAGATGCATAAAAAAGATCACCATTCAAGAAGAGGTCTTTTAAAGATGGTTGGTAAGAGAAGAAACTTATTAGCTTACTTAAAAGAAAAGGACTTAGAAGGATACAGAGCTTTAATAGCTAAGTTAGGATTAAGAAAATAA
- a CDS encoding DegV family protein: MKIKLICDSLCDIPMELAEKYDIEIMPLTIIIDGKEYKDGIDMTNEEFYETMKKISTMPKTSQATYMQFKEVFDKYKDDYSIICITGSSRSSGTYQSAVIAKNDTDGDIHIFDTLNLSLGSGQFVIKACQLIDQNLDAKAIVNELEALRESVNLFFVPGSLEYLKRSGRVSVTSATIGNMLSLKPIFSMKDGNISLVTKVRGKKHVIHTLIDLIKEQYDSFEDKNITIGCGENVKDFEILKKEVEETFNVKNLYLTRGGACICSHTGPDILAISCSN, encoded by the coding sequence ATGAAAATAAAATTAATATGCGATAGTTTATGTGATATTCCTATGGAGTTAGCTGAAAAATATGACATAGAAATAATGCCATTAACTATAATAATCGACGGTAAAGAATATAAAGATGGTATAGACATGACAAATGAAGAGTTTTATGAAACTATGAAAAAGATTAGTACTATGCCTAAAACATCTCAAGCTACATATATGCAATTTAAAGAGGTATTTGATAAATATAAAGACGATTATTCAATAATTTGTATAACTGGATCATCAAGATCTTCTGGTACATATCAAAGTGCTGTTATAGCTAAGAATGATACAGATGGAGATATACATATATTTGATACTTTAAATTTATCTTTAGGAAGTGGTCAGTTTGTTATAAAAGCATGTCAACTTATTGATCAAAATCTAGATGCAAAAGCTATAGTAAATGAATTAGAAGCTTTAAGAGAAAGTGTAAATTTATTTTTCGTTCCAGGTAGTTTAGAATATTTAAAAAGAAGCGGAAGGGTATCTGTAACTTCTGCAACTATTGGTAATATGTTAAGCTTAAAGCCTATATTCTCTATGAAAGATGGGAATATATCATTAGTTACAAAAGTAAGAGGTAAAAAGCATGTAATACATACCTTAATAGATTTAATAAAAGAGCAATATGATAGTTTTGAAGATAAAAATATAACTATTGGTTGTGGCGAAAACGTAAAAGACTTTGAAATACTTAAAAAAGAAGTAGAAGAAACGTTTAATGTAAAGAACTTATATCTAACAAGAGGTGGAGCTTGTATATGTTCTCATACAGGTCCAGACATACTAGCTATTAGTTGTTCAAATTAA
- a CDS encoding polyribonucleotide nucleotidyltransferase, which yields MFEHKVFKMDFAGRELSVEIGKIAELASGSAILQYGETMVMVNVSKSAQPRDGIDFFPLSVDYEEKLYSVGKIPGGFLKREGKPSEKAILTSRLIDRPIRPLFPKGFRNDVQVVATVLSVDQDCTPDIVAMIGSSIALSISDIPFNGPTGSVSVGLVDGAFVINPTAEQREKSSLHLVVSGTKDAIMMVEAGAEEIPDELMLEAILFAHEEIKKVVEFVEMIVAEVGKEKIEVTLYKIDEDVEKAVREFATDKMKEAVKTVEKLERMEKMDAVKEETFTHFEEIAEEFGQDIEETLHAIIKEEVRKLIVHENIRPDNRKPDEIRPIWCDNGFIPRAHGSGLFTRGQTQVMSIATLGALGDVQILDGLDEEESKRYMHHYNFPAYSVGEARPSRGPGRREIGHGALAERALLPVIPSKEDFPYAIRVVSEVLSSNGSTSQGSVCGSTLSLLDAGVPLKDMVAGIAMGLIKHDDKVAVLSDIQGMEDHLGDMDFKVAGTENGITAIQMDIKIAGIDEEVLRTALKQAKVGRIHILNEMRKTISEPKPELSKYAPKIVTMNINPDKIRDVIGPGGKIITKIIDETGVKIDIEQTGEVFISGIDAEMIAKAQELINNIVAEAEVGETYTGKVTRIMNFGAFVEILPGKEGLLHISHIAHERVNKVEDVLNVGDEVTVKVTEIDEKGRVNLSRKALLPKPEKKEVKEVKETKEEQSNKEEK from the coding sequence ATGTTTGAACATAAAGTTTTTAAAATGGATTTTGCAGGAAGAGAGCTTTCTGTTGAAATAGGGAAAATTGCCGAACTAGCTAGTGGAAGTGCTATACTTCAGTATGGTGAAACTATGGTTATGGTAAACGTATCAAAGTCAGCTCAACCAAGAGACGGAATAGATTTCTTCCCTTTAAGTGTTGACTATGAAGAAAAGTTATATTCAGTAGGGAAAATACCTGGAGGATTCTTAAAAAGAGAAGGAAAACCTTCAGAAAAAGCAATACTTACATCTAGACTTATAGATAGACCTATAAGACCGTTATTTCCTAAGGGATTTAGAAATGATGTACAAGTAGTTGCAACTGTTTTATCGGTAGATCAAGATTGTACTCCTGATATAGTAGCTATGATAGGGTCATCAATAGCTTTATCAATATCTGATATACCATTTAATGGACCAACTGGTTCTGTATCAGTAGGATTAGTAGATGGGGCATTTGTTATAAATCCAACAGCAGAACAAAGAGAAAAAAGTTCACTTCACCTTGTAGTTTCAGGTACGAAAGATGCTATAATGATGGTTGAAGCAGGGGCTGAAGAGATTCCAGATGAATTAATGCTAGAAGCTATATTATTTGCACATGAAGAGATTAAAAAAGTTGTTGAATTTGTAGAAATGATAGTTGCAGAAGTAGGTAAAGAAAAAATAGAAGTTACTCTTTATAAAATAGATGAAGATGTAGAAAAAGCTGTTCGTGAGTTTGCTACAGATAAAATGAAAGAAGCAGTAAAAACTGTAGAGAAGCTTGAGAGAATGGAAAAAATGGATGCAGTAAAGGAAGAAACTTTTACTCATTTTGAAGAAATAGCAGAAGAGTTCGGACAAGATATAGAAGAAACATTACATGCAATTATAAAAGAAGAAGTAAGAAAACTTATAGTACATGAAAATATAAGACCTGATAATAGAAAGCCAGATGAAATAAGACCTATATGGTGCGATAATGGATTTATACCAAGAGCTCATGGTTCTGGATTATTTACAAGAGGTCAAACACAAGTTATGTCTATAGCAACACTTGGAGCATTAGGTGATGTTCAAATACTTGATGGACTTGATGAAGAAGAAAGTAAGAGATATATGCATCATTACAACTTCCCAGCATACAGTGTTGGAGAAGCTAGACCATCAAGAGGACCAGGTAGAAGAGAAATAGGTCATGGTGCGCTTGCAGAAAGAGCATTACTTCCTGTTATACCTTCTAAAGAAGATTTTCCATATGCAATAAGAGTAGTTTCAGAAGTTTTAAGTTCTAATGGATCTACTTCTCAAGGAAGTGTATGTGGATCTACATTATCACTTTTAGATGCTGGTGTTCCTCTTAAAGATATGGTTGCAGGTATAGCTATGGGACTTATAAAGCATGATGATAAAGTTGCTGTACTTTCAGATATCCAAGGGATGGAAGACCATTTAGGGGATATGGACTTTAAAGTAGCAGGAACTGAAAATGGTATAACTGCTATACAAATGGATATAAAAATAGCTGGAATAGATGAAGAAGTTTTAAGAACTGCCTTAAAACAAGCTAAGGTTGGTAGAATACACATATTAAATGAAATGAGAAAGACTATATCTGAGCCTAAGCCAGAGCTTTCTAAGTATGCACCTAAGATTGTTACTATGAACATAAATCCAGATAAAATAAGAGATGTAATAGGACCTGGTGGAAAAATAATCACTAAGATTATAGATGAAACTGGTGTTAAAATAGATATTGAACAAACAGGAGAAGTATTCATAAGCGGAATAGATGCTGAAATGATAGCAAAAGCTCAAGAACTTATAAATAATATAGTTGCAGAAGCTGAAGTAGGAGAAACTTACACAGGTAAAGTAACTAGAATAATGAACTTTGGTGCTTTTGTTGAAATCCTTCCAGGAAAAGAAGGATTACTTCATATATCTCATATAGCTCATGAAAGAGTTAATAAAGTTGAAGACGTTCTTAATGTAGGAGATGAAGTAACAGTAAAAGTTACTGAAATAGATGAAAAAGGAAGAGTAAACTTATCTAGAAAAGCACTTTTACCAAAACCTGAGAAAAAAGAAGTTAAAGAAGTAAAAGAAACTAAAGAAGAGCAATCAAATAAAGAAGAAAAGTAA
- a CDS encoding polysaccharide deacetylase family protein, with product MIMMVLNKKKLKKIFIGILVIILAILGFLFVNRNNDKPTLNMFYKASEPYYNGNKTNSGRVAISCNVDLGWESEYIEKILKVLDEKKAKITFAVTGRWAEENPEFLLEIQKKGHEIANHGYKHLDYGTLDYDKNYEQIKTSKKIIDEIIKTETKFFQAPGGSFNKDTVKAAIDLGYIPYKWDIDTIDWKNRQEPEVIIERVKSKDMKDSSIILMHPTHASAEGIDDIIEIIESKGLKPGKLSDVFDVKKTI from the coding sequence ATGATAATGATGGTACTCAATAAAAAAAAGCTTAAAAAAATATTTATAGGAATTTTAGTTATAATATTAGCAATTTTAGGATTTTTGTTTGTTAATAGAAATAATGATAAGCCAACATTAAATATGTTTTATAAAGCTAGTGAACCATATTACAATGGTAATAAAACCAATAGTGGGCGCGTTGCAATTAGTTGCAACGTAGACCTAGGGTGGGAAAGTGAATACATAGAAAAAATACTTAAAGTATTAGATGAAAAAAAAGCAAAGATAACTTTTGCTGTAACAGGAAGATGGGCTGAAGAAAATCCAGAATTTCTACTTGAAATTCAAAAAAAAGGACATGAGATAGCTAATCATGGCTACAAACATTTAGACTATGGAACTTTAGATTATGACAAAAATTATGAACAAATAAAAACATCAAAAAAGATTATAGATGAAATAATAAAAACGGAAACAAAGTTTTTCCAAGCTCCAGGAGGCTCTTTTAATAAGGACACAGTAAAAGCAGCTATTGATTTAGGATATATACCATATAAGTGGGATATAGACACAATAGATTGGAAAAATAGACAAGAACCTGAAGTTATCATAGAAAGAGTAAAATCTAAAGATATGAAAGACTCAAGTATAATACTAATGCATCCTACACATGCAAGCGCTGAAGGTATTGATGATATTATAGAAATTATAGAAAGTAAAGGATTAAAACCAGGTAAACTTAGTGATGTATTTGACGTTAAAAAGACTATATAG
- a CDS encoding M16 family metallopeptidase: MYKIHTLDNGLTIVGEEIPYLKSITLGVWVNAGSRIESEKLSGISHFIEHMLFKGTKNRTSKEIASTIDNLGGQINAFTSKECTCYYVKLLDEHIDIGLDILSDMFLNPLFDKEDIEKERQVILEELKMYEDSPEDLVYDLLMEGVYKTDALGGNIIGTKESLDNMNREIISDYFKKYYVASNSVISISGNFKFEEIVKLIEEKFKNLNKGDVNIEITTPEFHPCFIAKNKDTEQVNLAISLKAIPLEDREDAYALSIINNIFGGSISSRLFQNIRENKGLVYSIYSAPSLYRKSGELGIYASMSNENLKKVYNLVLEEIDNIRENHLTEEEIRESKEQLKGSYILGLESTSSRMMSIGKSMLLTKKVKDPNDIIESINNIEKARIDLIIDKVFNKENIGICIVGRDVESITLD, translated from the coding sequence ATGTATAAAATACACACATTAGATAATGGTCTTACTATAGTAGGAGAGGAGATTCCCTATTTAAAATCTATAACACTTGGAGTATGGGTAAATGCAGGTTCTAGGATAGAGAGTGAAAAACTAAGTGGAATATCGCATTTTATAGAACATATGCTTTTTAAAGGAACTAAAAATAGGACTTCTAAGGAAATTGCAAGTACAATAGATAACCTAGGGGGTCAAATAAATGCATTTACAAGTAAAGAATGCACATGCTACTATGTAAAGCTATTAGATGAACATATAGATATAGGATTAGACATATTAAGTGATATGTTTTTGAATCCACTATTTGACAAAGAAGATATAGAAAAAGAAAGACAGGTTATTTTAGAAGAATTAAAAATGTATGAAGATTCTCCAGAGGATTTAGTATATGACTTACTTATGGAAGGAGTATATAAAACAGATGCTCTTGGAGGTAATATAATAGGAACTAAAGAATCACTAGACAATATGAATAGAGAAATTATAAGTGATTATTTCAAAAAGTATTATGTTGCTAGCAATTCAGTTATTTCAATCAGTGGTAATTTTAAATTTGAAGAAATAGTAAAATTAATAGAAGAAAAATTTAAAAATCTGAATAAAGGAGATGTAAATATAGAAATAACTACTCCTGAATTTCATCCATGTTTTATAGCTAAAAATAAAGATACTGAACAAGTTAACTTAGCTATAAGTCTAAAAGCGATACCTTTAGAAGATAGAGAAGATGCTTATGCTTTATCTATAATAAATAATATCTTTGGAGGAAGCATAAGTTCTAGATTGTTTCAAAATATAAGAGAAAATAAAGGGCTTGTTTATTCAATATACTCTGCGCCAAGTCTTTATAGAAAGAGTGGAGAACTTGGTATTTATGCAAGTATGAGTAACGAAAATCTAAAAAAAGTATATAATTTAGTATTGGAAGAAATTGATAATATAAGAGAAAATCACCTTACAGAAGAAGAAATAAGAGAGAGTAAAGAGCAGTTAAAAGGAAGCTATATATTAGGTTTAGAAAGTACTAGCAGTAGAATGATGTCAATAGGAAAATCGATGCTTTTAACTAAAAAGGTAAAAGATCCTAATGATATTATAGAAAGTATAAATAATATTGAAAAAGCTAGAATAGACTTAATTATAGACAAGGTATTTAACAAAGAAAATATAGGCATATGCATTGTAGGAAGAGATGTAGAAAGTATAACTTTAGACTAA
- a CDS encoding YlmC/YmxH family sporulation protein yields the protein MNLSEVAGKEIVNLVTGERLGVVGECDLIIEDTTGKILALLIPRERGFFGFRKDKSVLEVPWRNVKKIGNDMIIIEYDGIY from the coding sequence ATGAATTTATCTGAAGTAGCAGGTAAGGAGATTGTAAATTTAGTTACGGGAGAGAGATTAGGAGTAGTTGGAGAATGTGATCTTATAATTGAAGATACAACTGGAAAAATATTAGCTTTATTAATTCCAAGAGAAAGAGGTTTCTTTGGATTTAGAAAAGACAAATCGGTATTGGAAGTACCATGGAGAAATGTAAAAAAGATTGGTAATGACATGATTATTATAGAATACGATGGTATTTATTAG
- the dapG gene encoding aspartate kinase, giving the protein MTIVVQKFGGTSVESNEKMQQVCSIIKNYKEKGLDLVVVVSAMGRKGAPYATDTLLNLCKDVNENSSKRELDLIMSCGEIISGTILTNMLNGYGIDSIFLTGSQAGIYTDGQFSDSRIVDIKPDRISKELSKGKVVIIAGFQGVTEDGEVTTLGRGGSDTSAVAIGKALGCENVEIYTDVDGIMTADPRVEPEAKVLEYINYEEVFQMADKGAKVIHPRAVEIAKSGSITLSIKNTLNPEYPGTRISGRCPKFEVNEDDACLNTMTAVAHKNGIAQIKIKSREDIFTEIMNDIEKNEISLDMINFFIEEKAFVIEHDKLNSLIEILKAHNLDYKIKENCAKVTLIGSKMTGIPGVMTKIVRALSKSKINLLQTSDSNMTISCLVEEKDMKNAVHAIHEEFKLN; this is encoded by the coding sequence ATGACAATAGTAGTTCAAAAATTTGGCGGGACATCTGTGGAGTCTAATGAAAAAATGCAACAAGTTTGCAGTATAATAAAAAACTATAAAGAAAAAGGTTTAGACTTAGTTGTTGTAGTATCAGCTATGGGAAGAAAAGGTGCACCTTATGCAACAGATACATTATTAAATTTATGTAAGGATGTAAATGAAAATTCATCTAAGAGAGAACTAGATTTAATAATGTCTTGTGGAGAAATAATTTCAGGAACAATACTTACAAATATGTTAAATGGCTATGGTATAGATTCTATATTTTTAACAGGTAGCCAAGCTGGTATCTATACAGATGGACAATTCTCAGATTCTAGAATTGTAGATATAAAGCCAGATAGAATATCTAAGGAATTAAGTAAAGGTAAAGTTGTAATAATTGCAGGTTTCCAAGGTGTAACAGAAGATGGAGAAGTAACTACCCTAGGTAGAGGAGGTAGTGATACATCTGCTGTTGCTATAGGTAAAGCATTAGGATGTGAGAATGTAGAGATATACACAGATGTTGATGGAATAATGACTGCAGACCCAAGAGTAGAACCAGAAGCTAAGGTATTAGAATATATAAACTATGAAGAAGTATTTCAAATGGCAGATAAAGGAGCTAAAGTCATACATCCAAGAGCAGTTGAAATAGCAAAAAGTGGATCTATTACTTTAAGTATAAAAAATACTTTAAATCCAGAATATCCTGGAACTAGAATAAGTGGAAGATGTCCCAAATTTGAAGTAAATGAAGATGATGCATGCTTAAATACTATGACAGCTGTTGCTCATAAAAATGGAATAGCTCAAATAAAAATTAAATCAAGAGAAGATATATTCACTGAAATAATGAATGATATAGAAAAAAATGAAATAAGTTTAGATATGATAAACTTTTTTATAGAAGAAAAAGCATTTGTAATAGAACATGATAAGCTAAATTCTTTAATAGAAATATTAAAAGCTCATAATTTAGATTATAAAATCAAAGAAAATTGTGCTAAAGTAACACTTATAGGTTCTAAGATGACTGGAATACCTGGAGTTATGACAAAAATTGTTAGAGCACTATCAAAATCTAAGATAAACTTATTGCAAACATCTGATTCAAATATGACGATATCTTGCTTAGTTGAAGAAAAAGATATGAAAAATGCAGTTCATGCTATACATGAAGAATTTAAATTAAATTAG
- a CDS encoding ClpP family protease produces the protein MSFLYNKDNEERIKLKSEENENSNEEHEDIENIKQMGVPNIPQSNIKDIQCITIIGEIEGHFAGNPQKKSTKYEHIIPMLFSIEESSEIKGVLVILNTVGGDVEAGLAMAELINSLSKKVVTLVLGGSHSIGVPLATAGNHSFIAPTATMIVHPIRTNGLVIGVNETFEYFKKMQERITQFITRTSDINREELEKLMYSKEELVSDVGSVLIGKEAVDCGLIDEVGGLKEAMSKLRELIKEDDKEDNK, from the coding sequence ATGAGCTTTTTATACAATAAAGATAATGAAGAACGAATAAAATTAAAATCTGAAGAAAATGAAAATAGTAATGAAGAGCATGAAGATATTGAAAATATAAAGCAAATGGGAGTACCTAATATTCCACAATCTAATATAAAAGATATACAATGTATAACTATAATAGGTGAGATAGAAGGTCACTTTGCAGGAAACCCTCAAAAAAAATCAACCAAATATGAACATATAATTCCTATGTTATTTTCAATAGAGGAAAGTAGTGAAATAAAAGGAGTTTTAGTTATATTAAATACTGTAGGTGGAGATGTTGAAGCTGGACTTGCTATGGCAGAACTTATAAATAGTTTATCTAAAAAAGTAGTTACTCTTGTATTAGGAGGAAGTCATAGTATAGGTGTTCCTCTTGCCACTGCAGGAAATCATTCATTTATAGCACCTACAGCTACAATGATAGTCCATCCTATAAGAACCAATGGACTAGTAATTGGAGTTAATGAAACTTTTGAATATTTTAAGAAGATGCAAGAAAGAATTACTCAGTTTATAACTAGAACATCAGATATAAACAGAGAAGAATTAGAAAAGTTGATGTATTCTAAAGAAGAGTTAGTTAGTGATGTGGGAAGTGTCCTAATAGGAAAAGAAGCAGTAGATTGTGGTTTGATTGATGAAGTTGGTGGACTAAAAGAGGCTATGTCAAAGTTAAGAGAATTAATAAAAGAAGACGATAAGGAAGATAATAAATGA